A region from the Drosophila mauritiana strain mau12 chromosome 2L, ASM438214v1, whole genome shotgun sequence genome encodes:
- the LOC117135306 gene encoding fatty acid synthase: protein MPSRKKAQADSAAGEDGDIVISGLSGKLPESSNIEEFKYNLLNGIDMVTDEPRRWEAGIYGLPERMAKMKDSDLEKFDDKFFSVHQKQAELMDPCMRMLLELTHEAIIDAGINPAQLRGSRTGVYIGLSFVETEHEIPNMEPSSINGYCLTGCARAMFANRISYTFDFKGPSFIVDTACSSSLVALNHAFADMRAGRCDYALVAGVNLILKPIFALQFLRLGIVSHDGACKTFDAAANGYARADTCAVVLLQRRKEAKRVYASILNVRTNTDGFKEQGVTFPDGRMQQALLEETYSEIGLNPDEVVYVEAHGSGTPVGDDQEANMLSNFFCRPSRLTPLLIGSVKSNMGHAEPASGVSALAKMIIAMEEGIIPKNLHYRTPNPSVPALVEGKLKVVDRNLPWQGGIVGLNSFGFGGANAHVVLKSHTKAKEPKACPKTGEAEQSLRLVTCSGRTEDAVHQLLKVATEQRHDQELLTLINDIHSHPIPLHPFRGYAVLGTSGCVKEEVLPYEEEERPIWFVYAGMGSQWASMAKDLMQLEVFRNSIQHCAEVLAQVDFDLIDVLTRSTERTFDNMLYSFVSVSAVQVALTDLLRVLDIRPDGIIGHSAGELGAAYMDGCLTAEQTVLAAYWRGRSVLDTPDLPRGKMAAVGLSWEQIGSQIPKDCYPVCHNSDDNCTVSGPPASMDAMIEDLTAKGIFVREVGSGGYAFHSPYIEGAAPMLRSSLERLITEPKKKSIRWLSTSVKEAEWESDKNHLASAGYFINNLISPVLFHQAVKRIPQNALIVEIAPHGLFRAILRSLSPQISYVSLMQRAHANNFEFLLSQLGRLYAAGGQPQILKISPSIPYPVSRGTPMLGSLVGWDHSQKWNYPKFKGGRQAGQLSVELDLGKEDNAYLAGHTIDGRVLFPATGYMTLAWMSLAQQQGLDYLRTPVLFEDVVFHRATILSVGTVVKLTLSFFPGSSSFEICEGTSLVASGKIRLVSNVQQEQLQLSSLPGIAGSNKLSTKDIYKELRLRGYDYTGVFQGILESDISAVTGQLQWADNWISFMDTMLQFRILSNDIRELYVPTGIERALIDPLKHLELAKKHQQKLTVNWHRNISVVKCGGVEIHKMKTAQTQRRSGGQSPPSLERYRFWPHYQHLGQREEQEKSGSTALAVAIQLIIENSGGAVKLKGVELAGSRSTLDALSAVQLLELIEREPILVGDMAVVTSSSNESELGEQLKEHGIRVIAKDITAGAVEQQCHFVYSVNMLAQNSVKDLQHCLDSLKTDSGFLLLEEAASRYNIIGKEKLNKLKLVPVFEQFFGTDRVLVLVRKLSKVQSSQALTLHLTNKQFKWVNELKNSFAKAQAEEKNLYLVAQGDPNSGALGLMNCLKREAGGHFLRLYLILDEGVPQFSLDDPFYAAQLAKDMVINVYRNGSWGSYRHLKMESRPPMLPVEQAYVNTLVKGDLSSLRWIESPRSSPIQSQLEPCTVYYAPLNFRDVMLASGKLGVDALPGDLAYQDCVLGLEFAGRDSCGRRVMAMVTAKSLATNCLANRNLLWEVPSKWTMEQASTVPCVYATVYYALVVRGQMKEGERILIHAGSGGVGQAAISVALAHGLIVFTTVGSKEKREFLLKRFPKLKARNIGNSRDTSFEQLIMSETHGNGVELVLNSLSEEKLQASIRCLALNGRFLEIGKFDLSNNTPLGMSVFLKNTSFHGILLDSVMEGEEDMQLMVAKLVAEGIKSGAVQPLPTTVFAEQEIEKAFRFMASGKHIGKVVIKVRLEEEQQAALPRLRQIQAIPRSYMHPEKSYILVGGLGGFGLELANWLVSRGARFLVLSSRSGVKSGYQALMIRRWHDRGVQVQIDTNDVTTAVGCQRLLEVSNKLALVGGIFNLAAVLRDGLIEDQSPKNFEKVSAPKLMATIHLDKISREICPALEYFVCFSSLSCGRGNMGQTNYGLANSTMERICEQRQEYGYPGTAIQWGAIGDTGLIIEHMGNNETVVGGTLPQRMNSCLETLDLFLQQPHPVMASMVVAEKRKTEQANRLSLIATIANIMGLRDVKSVSDKTTLFDLGMDSLMSTEIKQTLERHFDLVLSAQEIRQLTFSALRQIDAQEPPSASVSSPSASSNLSRIKEEACVEVQTQSDETRKVFAKEVLPQEVMVRLRSKAPVASEDPAVFFLAPIEGFTIAVEALAASLTCPAYGLQCTEQVPLDSIEACAAYYLRQIQKLQPLGPYHIVGYSYGCLLAHAIAVALEQRRFGVKVIMLDGAPTMASGYVQEAKKQTDDLNRQQSMTLAYFGALLADVDYNQLLQLLDGVQSWPSKLDKLADTLAGYTQQTREVIKKAACMFKQKLLLSESYKGAKQLHSDVVLIKSAEHNAIMAQDYGLKEICSAQIDMHVVEGTHRTFLKEPHTLQIIERVLLKRP from the exons ATGCCGAGCAGGAAGAAAGCCCAGGCGGATTCGGCCGCTGGTGAGGATGGGGACATTGTGATCTCGGGACTTTCCGGGAAGCTGCCGGAGAGCAGCAACATCGAGGAGTTCAAGTACAACCTGCTCAATGGCATCGACATGGTCACAGATGAGCCGCGCCGTTGGGAGGCAG GCATCTATGGACTTCCCGAGCGTATGGCCAAAATGAAAGACTCCGATCTGGAGAAGTTCGACGACAAGTTCTTCAGCGTCCACCAGAAGCAGGCGGAGCTGATGGACCCCTGCATGCGGATGCTGCTGGAGCTGACCCACGAGGCGATCATCGATGCAGGCATCAATCCCGCACAGCTGCGCGGCAGCCGGACGGGCGTCTACATAGGCCTGTCCTTTGTGGAGACGGAGCACGAGATCCCCAACATGGAGCCGAGCAGTATCAACGGCTACTGCCTGACGGGCTGTGCGCGTGCCATGTTCGCCAATCGCATCTCCTACACGTTCGACTTCAAGGGGCCCAGCTTCATCGTGGACACCGCCTGCTCCAGCTCGCTGGTGGCCCTCAACCACGCCTTCGCGGACATGCGGGCGGGTCGCTGTGATTACGCCCTGGTGGCGGGTGTGAATCTCATCCTAAAGCCCATCTTTGCCCTTCAGTTCCTCAGGCTGGGCATCGTGAGCCACGACGGCGCCTGCAAGACCTTCGATGCGGCGGCCAACGGCTATGCCCGGGCGGACACCTGCGCCGTTGTGCTGCTCCAGAGGCGTAAGGAGGCCAAGCGGGTGTACGCCAGCATCCTGAATGTGCGCACCAATACGGACGGATTCAAGGAGCAGGGCGTTACCTTCCCAGACGGCCGCATGCAGCAGGCCCTGCTGGAGGAGACCTACAGCGAGATCGGCCTTAATCCGGACGAGGTGGTCTACGTGGAGGCGCACGGCAGCGGCACACCGGTGGGCGATGACCAGGAAGCCAACATGCTGAGCAACTTCTTCTGCCGCCCCTCGCGACTCACTCCGCTGCTCATTGGCTCAGTGAAGTCGAATATGGGTCACGCGGAGCCAGCCTCGGGAGTGAGTGCCCTGGCCAAGATGATCATCGCCATGGAGGAGGGCATTATTCCGAAGAATCTGCACTATCGCACGCCCAATCCTTCGGTTCCGGCTCTGGTCGAGGGTAAGCTTAAGGTGGTGGATCGCAATCTTCCCTGGCAGGGTGGCATTGTTGGTTTGAACTCCTTCGGGTTTGGAGGAGCCAATGCCCATGTGGTACTAAAGTCCCACACTAAAGCCAAAGAGCCTAAGGCATGCCCTAAGACTGGGGAAGCCGAACAGTCCCTGAGGCTAGTTACCTGCTCCGGCCGCACGGAGGATGCAGTGCATCAGTTGCTGAAAGTGGCCACCGAGCAGAGGCACGATCAGGAGCTGCTGACCCTTATCAATGACATCCACTCGCATCCTATTCCCCTGCATCCGTTCAGGGGATACGCTGTCCTCGGAACCAGCGGATGCGTTAAGGAGGAGGTGCTGCCCtatgaggaggaggagcgaCCCATCTGGTTCGTCTACGCCGGCATGGGCAGTCAATGGGCCAGCATGGCCAAGGATCTCATGCAGCTGGAGGTGTTCCGGAACTCCATACAGCACTGCGCCGAG GTTCTGGCCCAGGTGGACTTTGATCTTATAGACGTGCTTACCCGTTCCACGGAGCGGACCTTTGACAACATGCTGTACTCCTTCGTCTCCGTGTCCGCCGTGCAGGTGGCTTTGACGGATCTTCTTCGGGTGCTGGACATACGGCCAGATGGAATCATTGGCCATTCGGCTGGTGAGCTGGGGGCAGCCTACATGGACGGATGTCTAACGGCGGAGCAAACAGTGCTGGCCGCCTACTGGCGCGGCAGGAGCGTCCTGGACACTCCGGACTTGCCGCGCGGAAAGATGGCTGCTGTAGGTTTGAGCTGGGAGCAGATCGGATCACAGATCCCAAAGGATTGCTATCCGGTGTGTCACAACAGTGATGACAATTGCACGGTTTCGGGTCCACCGGCATCCATGGACGCGATGATAGAGGACCTCACGGCAAAGGGTATTTTTGTGAGGGAGGTTGGCTCTGGAGGCTATGCCTTCCACAGTCCGTACATTGAAGGAGCGGCTCCCATGCTGCGTAGCAGTCTGGAGCGACTGATCACGGAGCCCAAGAAGAAGAGTATTCGATGGCTTAGTACTAGTGTGAAAGAAGCGGAGTGGGAGTCGGATAAGAACCACCTGGCATCGGCTGGCTACTTTATAAACAACCTGATATCCCCCGTGCTCTTTCACCAAGCCGTCAAGAGGATTCCCCAAAACGCTCTCATCGTGGAGATCGCACCCCATGGACTTTTCAGGGCGATTCTCCGATCCTTAAGTCCGCAGATTAGCTATGTGAGTCTGATGCAGCGAGCTCATGCCAATAACTTTGAGTTCTTGCTGAGCCAGTTGGGCAGACTCTACGCTGCCGGAGGGCAGCCGCAGATCCTGAAGATCTCCCCTTCCATCCCCTATCCCGTTTCACGTGGCACTCCCATGCTGGGCTCCTTGGTGGGCTGGGATCACTCACAGAAATGGAACTATCCCAAGTTCAAGGGCGGCCGACAGGCGGGACAGCTCAGTGTGGAGCTGGATTTGGGCAAAGAGGATAACGCCTATCTAGCGGGGCACACGATCGACGGCAGAGTCTTGTTCCCGGCAACCGGCTACATGACCCTGGCCTGGATGAGTCTGGCTCAACAGCAGGGATTGGACTACTTGCGCACGCCCGTGCTATTCGAGGATGTGGTCTTCCATCGGGCTACGATCCTCAGCGTGGGCACTGTGGTAAAACTAACACTCAGCTTCTTTCCGGGCAGCAGCTCCTTTGAAATCTGTGAAGGCACTAGCCTGGTGGCATCTGGCAAGATCCGTCTGGTGAGCAAtgtgcagcaggagcagcttCAGCTGTCATCTCTACCGGGAATAGCCGGCTCGAACAAACTGAGCACCAAGGACATTTACAAGGAGCTAAGACTTAGAGGCTACGACTACACTGGTGTTTTCCAGGGCATTTTGGAGTCGGATATTTCGGCGGTGACGGGTCAGCTGCAGTGGGCGGACAATTGGATCAGTTTTATGGACACCATGCTGCAGTTTCGCATCCTGAGCAACGATATTCGAGAACTGTACGTGCCCACGGGAATAGAGAGGGCGCTGATAGACCCTCTCAAGCACCTGGAGCTGGCTAAGAAGCACCAACAGAAGTTAACTGTCAACTGGCATCGCAACATTTCCGTAGTCAAGTGCGGTGGAGTGGAGATACACAAGATGAAGACCGCCCAGACCCAGAGGCGTTCTGGTGGGCAATCTCCACCCAGCTTGGAGCGCTATAGATTCTGGCCTCATTACCAGCACTTGGGTCAGCGGGAGGAGCAGGAAAAGTCAGGGAGCACAGCTCTAGCGGTGGCCATTCAATTGATCATCGAGAACAGCGGTGGAGCTGTAAAGCTCAAAGGCGTTGAACTGGCTGGATCCCGGTCCACTTTGGATGCGCTGAGTGCCGTCCAGCTTCTCGAGCTAATCGAAAGGGAACCGATTCTGGTGGGTGACATGGCGGTGGTTACCAGTTCCTCCAATGAATCCGAGCTGGGTGAGCAGCTCAAGGAGCACGGTATTCGAGTGATAGCCAAGGATATCACAGCTGGTGCAGTGGAGCAGCAATGCCATTTCGTATACTCTGTGAATATGCTAGCCCAGAACTCTGTCAAGGATCTGCAGCACTGCTTGGATAGTCTCAAGACCGATTCGGGATTCCTGCTCCTGGAGGAAGCAGCCAGCCGGTATAACATTATAGGAAAGGAGAAGTTGAACAAACTTAAGCTGGTTCCCGTTTTCGAGCAGTTCTTCGGTACAGACCGAGTGCTTGTCCTGGTCAGAAAACTATCGAAGGTGCAGTCCAGCCAAGCCCTGACCCTTCACCTCACCAATAAACAGTTCAAGTGGGTCAACGAGCTAAAGAACTCTTTTGCGAAGGCCCAAGCTGAAGAGAAGAACCTCTACTTGGTAGCCCAGGGTGATCCCAATTCAGGAGCTCTGGGCTTGATGAACTGCCTGAAGAGGGAAGCTGGAGGGCATTTCCTACGGCTATACCTTATTCTGGATGAAGGTGTGCCCCAGTTCTCCCTGGACGATCCCTTCTACGCCGCACAGTTGGCCAAGGATATGGTCATCAATGTGTACAGGAATGGAAGCTGGGGTAGCTACCGTCACCTGAAGATGGAATCCCGCCCGCCCATGCTGCCAGTGGAGCAGGCGTATGTAAACACCCTGGTCAAGGGGGATCTCTCATCACTTCGCTGGATCGAGAGTCCTCGTTCCAGTCCCATCCAGTCGCAATTGGAGCCCTGCACCGTTTACTATGCTCCGCTTAATTTCCGGGATGTAATGTTGGCCTCCGGTAAACTGGGAGTGGATGCTCTGCCTGGGGATTTGGCCTACCAGGACTGCGTTCTTGGTCTGGAGTTCGCAGGCAGGGATTCGTGTGGCCGTCGTGTAATGGCAATGGTTACTGCCAAATCTTTGGCCACCAACTGCTTGGCCAACAGGAATCTCCTCTGGGAAGTCCCATCTAAGTGGACCATGGAGCAGGCTTCGACCGTTCCGTGTGTTTATGCCACCGTTTATTACGCTTTGGTGGTCAGGGGTCAAATGAAGGAGGGTGAAAGGATCCTCATCCACGCCGGCTCTGGAGGAGTTGGTCAGGCGGCAATTTCGGTGGCTCTGGCTCACGGACTGATTGTCTTCACCACCGTGGGCAGCAAGGAGAAGCGGGAGTTCCTGCTGAAGCGATTCCCCAAGCTGAAGGCTAGGAATATTGGCAATTCGCGAGACACTTCCTTCGAGCAATTAATCATGAGCGAAACCCACGGAAATGGAGTGGAACTTGTGCTGAACTCTCTCTCCGAGGAGAAGCTGCAAGCCTCCATCCGTTGTCTggctctgaatggccgcttTCTGGAGATCGGCAAGTTTGACTTGAGCAACAACACTCCGTTAGGGATGTCGGTGTTCCTCAAGAACACTTCCTTCCACGGAATCCTTCTGGACAGCGTGATGGAAGGGGAGGAGGACATGCAGCTAATGGTGGCCAAGTTGGTGGCGGAGGGTATCAAGAGTGGAGCAGTGCAGCCGCTGCCTACCACAGTCTTTGCAGAGCAGGAGATCGAGAAGGCGTTCCGTTTCATGGCGTCTGGCAAACATATTGGCAAGGTGGTGATCAAGGTACGTTTGGAGGAGGAACAGCAGGCGGCTCTCCCGCGACTTAGGCAAATTCAGGCTATACCGCGCTCCTACATGCACCCAGAGAAGAGCTACATCTTGGTGGGGGGACTTGGGGGATTCGGTCTGGAGCTGGCCAACTGGCTAGTTTCCAGAGGAGCCCGCTTTCTGGTTCTGAGCTCTCGCTCTGGGGTGAAGAGCGGCTACCAGGCCCTGATGATTCGTCGCTGGCACGACCGTGGAGTCCAGGTTCAGATCGATACCAACGATGTGACCACCGCTGTCGGCTGCCAGAGACTCCTAGAGGTTAGTAATAAGTTGGCCCTGGTTGGAGGCATCTTCAACCTGGCGGCAGTGCTACGTGATGGACTGATCGAAGATCAAAGCCCTAAGAACTTTGAAAAGGTAAGTGCACCGAAGCTAATGGCCACCATACACCTGGACAAGATCTCTCGGGAAATTTGTCCTGCACTGGAGTACTTCGTGTGCTTCTCCAGCTTGTCCTGCGGCAGGGGAAACATGGGACAGACCAACTACGGACTGGCCAACTCCACGATGGAAAGGATCTGCGAGCAGCGGCAGGAATACGGTTATCCCGGCACAGCTATTCAATGGGGAGCCATTGGGGACACCGGACTGATCATCGAGCACATGGGCAACAACGAAACAGTTGTGGGCGGCACTCTGCCGCAGCGGATGAACAGCTGTCTGGAGACCCTGGACCTGTTTCTGCAGCAGCCCCATCCCGTCATGGCCTCCATGGTGGTGGCAGAGAAGCGCAAGACGGAGCAGGCCAACCGCCTGAGCTTGATAGCCACGATCGCGAATATCATGGGACTTAGGGATGTAAAGAGTGTCTCCGACAAGACCACCCTCTTCGACCTGGGCATGGACTCGCTGATGAGCACAGAGATCAAGCAGACGCTGGAGCGTCACTTTGACTTGGTGCTGAGCGCTCAGGAGATCCGCCAGCTGACCTTTAGCGCTCTGCGCCAGATAGACGCCCAGGAACCGCCCTCCGCTTCAGTCTCATCGCCCTCAGCCTCATCCAACCTATCAAGGATTAAGGAGGAGGCTTGCGTGGAGGTTCAGACCCAGAGCGATGAGACGCGCAAGGTATTTGCCAAGGAAGTATTACCCCAGGAGGTGATGGTGCGCCTTCGGTCAAAGGCGCCCGTGGCCAGCGAGGATCCAGCTGTTTTCTTCCTGGCTCCCATCGAGGGATTCACAATAGCCGTGGAGGCGCTGGCCGCCTCGCTCACCTGCCCCGCCTACGGGCTGCAGTGCACGGAGCAAGTGCCCCTGGACTCCATTGAGGCCTGTGCCGCCTACTATCTTCGCCAGATCCAGAAGCTCCAGCCCCTCGGACCCTACCACATCGTGGGCTACTCCTACGGCTGCCTGCTCGCCCACGCCATTGCTGTGGCGCTGGAGCAGCGCCGCTTCGGGGTCAAGGTCATCATGCTGGACGGAGCGCCCACCATGGCCAGCGGCTATGTCCAGGAGGCCAAGAAGCAGACGGACGACCTCAACCGGCAGCAGTCCATGACGTTGGCCTACTTTGGTGCTCTGCTCGCCGACGTGGACTACAACCAG CTGCTGCAACTCCTCGATGGAGTCCAGTCATGGCCCTCCAAGCTCGACAAACTAGCAGACACTCTGGCTGGTTACACGCAGCAAACCAGAGAAGTG ATCAAGAAGGCCGCCtgcatgttcaaacagaagcTCCTACTTTCTGAGAGCTACAAGGGCGCCAAGCAGCTCCACAGCGACGTGGTCTTGATCAAGTCGGCCGAGCACAATGCGATTATGGCCCAGGACTATGGCCTCAAGGAG ATTTGCAGTGCCCAGATCGACATGCATGTGGTGGAGGGCACACACAGGACCTTCCTCAAGGAGCCGCACACTCTGCAGATCATCGAGCGCGTCCTGCTGAAACGTCCCTAG